The Macadamia integrifolia cultivar HAES 741 unplaced genomic scaffold, SCU_Mint_v3 scaffold453, whole genome shotgun sequence sequence tatgataattgatgattgaatattgatgattcatgattgaatattgatgattgatgatgaacttagtttattcactttattgatttgttttcttgatgaatatcttacattggtatgaatataaacatttaatatttatttagcatatgagtaataggattcaactaggatttgagtcaaatagattggttttataaaaaaaagtacacaagaacgctttagtcaataaggtgacactttatgcccgccttatagcgaaggcgctccgaaaggccctcaaacgcctccgtcgccttaccgccttaaaaactatgattgtCGGTTGTTGAATCCTACTTCCCTTTGAAGGATGATCATGCAAGTCTAATTCAGCATATATACCAAACTCATGGAcgagtttttatttttcaagatGGGAATAGTTGATGTAGATCAATGTTTAAGAGTTATTATTCATGTGAATAGTAACACGAAATGTGACCAAGTGAAAATTCTGGAAATTGGAAGACTTCTAGCCATTGCTAAAAGAATAGTTGTCTTTGTTTGAAAAAGGAGTAGTTGTTTTGTCCAagttttctttgtttgaaaGTCAAATTCCAATTTTCCTTTTGTTAATAGTCCAAGTTAGGTAAATGTTGGTGGTTGTGTTTGTATTATGTTAGTCTATAAATACATGTATTCCCTTCAGTAAGGAGGAGAACAAtgaagtgaagaaaaaaaagattagaaGTTGTGAGAGGCAGTGGCTATGAGATACAGTGACTCAGTGAGACAGTGAGAAGCCCATGTTTGAGAAAGACTACCCTATATCCCCCTTCCCTACACCTATGCAACcccaaagaaggaaataaatttAGTTTTATGTGTGATGAAAtaaattctgtttttgtttgCCTCTATATATTCAATTCTTGCTGCAAATGATATCCCACTGGATTTCTACTGGTTCAAGATTGACTTTGTATTATTAGGAAATTTAAAGTAAAGAATTACCATATCAGAGCTGATTTGGAAGTTGCCCCAAATTCATGATAAGCTCCTAGAAAATCgttttgaggtggcatgacccTGTTTAATGAAAGTCTTGGGATGCACCAATATGGAGTAGCGATCtgatttgattcagatagaAGGATTTAAAAGATCTAGGGATTAGGCtattgaccgagctagatgtggtgagggaatttcccgATGTATTTTCGGAGGACTTGATAGGTTTGCCTCCAGACCGAgggacagagtttgctatagatctactccTTGGCTTGGCAacagtgtcaaaagccccttaccgtATGGCCCGCACAGAGTTGAAAGAATTGCAGGTGTAATTTTAGgaccttctaaagaagggattcattagacctagtgtgtctcttTGGGGAGCACCaatattgttcgtcaagaagaaagacgggagtatgagattgtgcatcgattaccgggagcttaataagctaaccatcaagaatcggtatcctttgccaaggatagatgatctgtttgatcagttgcagggtgccaaggtattctccaagatcgaccttagatcgggctaccaccaactcaggatcaaggatagtgatgtcagtaagacagccttcagatcaaggtatgaaccttatgagttcttggtgatgtcatttgggttgaccaatgcaccgactgcatttatggatttgatgaaccgggtattccaagATGTCTTGGATAAATTTGtaattgtgttcattgatgacgtcttggtttactccaagagtgcagaggaacatgctgttcatcTAAGATTAGTACTACAACacctgagagagaagcaactctatgccaaattcagcaagtgcgagttttggttatCACAAGTgccattcctaggccacattgtttcagaaaAGGGTAAGGAGGTAGCCTAAAAGGCCATAGGAGAAGTATTGAGAAAGGAAATACATAGTTTAGGTTTTGTCCCAGGTATGGCATCAAATAGAGTTGATGGAGGGCACGGATCTAGAAAGAAGAAGTGAGAATTTTGTTCTCAATATCTTATTGCTAGTTTAGTATTGAGAATTGTATGCATTGAGTAGCCATTTCGAGTTATTTAGACATAATTGTGGTTGAGTGTTTAACTGTagtttacaagtgtttggtagaatttttaatggaaaataatcAAGATAAAGTATGATGGGAAGTATTTCAATGGATACTTAAGACATTCTGTTGGGATGTCTATAACAGTTTGATAAGAACATCATGCAAAGTTGGACAGAAAATATTCACGAATTTTAAATCATACATTTTTAATCTTATCAAACTGTTCTCAAGGAAAACACAGAGTAGTTGATGCAAAACTAAGGCGAAATGAAACCCTAATAGCAATAGAGAGGGAGTGCTtgcattaaatatttttttcttgcttgtttttgctatgcattacatttaaaatgaaaaattctctAGATCAATGCATTTGTTCTTGAAAAAACCATGGATTTTTAtacatttattttaaatttttgcTCCAAAGCtgaaatttgtaaaaaaaattgggatttttttcttctggtttCAAAAtgatctattttttttaaaagaattatTCTTGAATGGTTTGTGAAAGTTGTGATTGTTCCATTGTTCCCAATCATTTGAATTTTATgtattttggggaaaaaaaaattgcatatatagtctttttttccctcttcaaaTGAtctaaaattggaaaaaaaaaaaggagaggcaTAATTTAGTTGATTTGGATAATCTTGAAGTATTTGTGATCTGTAATATATCTAAGTAATTATtaatagttatatatatatatatattacttgaTTTGTTTAATATTTTGATTGGGTTAAAGAATGATACCTCCTAGTGTGCCCTACGCCCACACACATGGGGAAGTTGAGCCGGGGCATGGGCGTCTTTTCACAGCCTGGttccacttccccatgtgtgTGGGCATAGGGTACAGTAGGAGGTAGTgttcttcttccctattttaATATGTTACTTGAAAATTAGTTGTATGGTTTGTGTAAATACTCAATTTATGTTACTTAATACATGGTACTATGTTTATACTTACATGTTGTTAGCTTATTTTAGTTCTTTAGGGTTTACTTTAGGTTAGTATCCTTATGcaaatagatttttattttttgagcgTTCTTACCAAGCTGCTTCTTATTAGGTTTGATATTGTACTTGTCAATGAAGGGTTGAATTACATAGATGCTGCGAAAATGGAGATAGCTTGGTAGTGGTTGGATATAATTATTTTGCTTATTTATAGTTCATGATGTTTGAAAACTACttttgcatgtatcataagTATATCCATGCATATCAAAGCATATCTTAAACACATCTAGTGTCTCTACAATACGTAGACAAGATGCCTCTGAAAATTACCCGACCTTGATGATGGCAACATTcccatttttcattattttgaaaCATTGCAGTCAAATTTCTTTGGAGTTTCTGAagatggaaatggaattttcacTGGTggcaaattttggaaacttgATCTCATCATATAGCAGCATAATATGTGCTAATCAGCATTGATTAAGACAAACAGTCTTCAGCTGTTGCCAGTACCCCTAATTGATATGTTATCAGGGTTCCACAGATGTCTGTCAGACTACAAGTGTGTTCTACATTTCCACAAGCTGCACAGCCATATCAGGGTTCCTCTCAATGTGTACCAGACAGAAGTGGAATCAACTTTGCCATGAGCTGTATACGCAGTCGTGAAACTGGTGATTgcataaaaaggggggggggggggagtcaTAGCTGCATTAAGAGTGCTAAAaattaagatttagggttttaagagtGCTAGAAActaaggtttagggttcaaggaaAAGAGATGGTGAATGAATTGGGTAGGTACGGTTATGGTTATGATTAAACCGAAATTTGAAAGCATGGACTAAATAATCTGAGGATAGCGTTGATGGAATGATGGTGAGATAGCAAGGGTAATGTAAGCAAGCTGTGGGGTGAAGAGGTTTAATTTGATGATGCAAGTAATCATGATAATGGCATCTGTCAAAAAAGCTGTGAGAATGGCTTGTTATGTGGTTGaaaagaagtggaagaaagaacAGGAATACCTTGGATCCACCTTCAAAGAGGGCCTGTAACTGTACACAACTGTAGCGCAAACTTTGAGAGAGAAACATTCTTTCCAAAAATTGGTGGTGTAATTGTAGTTGTGCCAATTCCAAGAGGGCTGACTTATTCTTTGTCCCAACTTATATCCTACTAAATAATTGTCAGATTTAAGTAGAAAATTTATCCTAAATCACCTGCCATTCTAATAATTCTACTAATTGTAACTACTACACTTTTTTTAGTCGAAATTATAATAactgcaaaaaataaaaaaagctccCCTACATATCTTGTATCTACATAACCTCTTATCTAGATGATTGCACATCAGCCACAGCAATAGTTTCCAATCTATTAGACCTATAATAAAAATGTTTCAAGCCACACACTACTAATTATGCTCCACACAgactaaaagtaaaaaaaaactgCAGCAAGTTGTGGGGAAGTCTACTGTTTTCATCCATTTCGAATCTACTACTAATCAAATCAGATACTTACTGAATCCACTTTTATACTTCTTAACAGCCAACTTCAGTTCTTGAGagatttttccttttcactGCCTCATTGATTTGCATACAGAGGTCCAATTGTACTCACCGGAAATCTGTCtgatctttcaatttttttagattttaattgttttctcttttcattttaaGCTTTGAGAGGATAGCTGTATGTCAAAGGAAAAGAGGAGTGTATGACATGCATATCCTAACTTACATTGTATTGCACATGCACTTTAACTTATGTGTTGTTATAGGTGAAGTGTCTTCATGCATGGACATCTCCCAGACTACCTCCCTATGTCCAACGTATTTATTAATTATAACATCAATGCTGCCATTACAAGAGATTATGTAtcgaacagaaaagaaaataacttaTACATCTCTCCCTTGACATACCAATGCAGATTGTATGCGCACTTCTTCTTCAGCCTTGCTTGTCACTAAGAAGTGCAAATTTTCTGTAGTGTCTTTAACAGAATACTAAATCAATATAATATTGAATTTTCAGGTGCAACTGGCAAATCAGAACCAACTTGGAGACCACTATGCTTCCAAACATCCGAAGGAAAGGCCACCTAGTGACTCAGGTTGATTtactattaaataaataaaaactgtaGACTTGTGTGTATCAAAAACTTGGGATGTATTTGTCTGGTCATCTAATCAAAGCCACTGCTTCTGTTCTTCATACATTTGTATCGCTCTTCGTTTTGTTTGGCAGGAATAAATAAGCTTTGGccaaaaataaggaaaattgtAGAAATATGTACTGTTAGATGGCTATGGCCCTGTTGGTAGCAGGTCCtttggagaggctgtttcctccATTGATGGTGTAGGAAGCTTTCCTTCGTGAGGGTTAGTTCTGCCGTGTGAAGGATTGATTTGGTCGAGCTCTTGAATAGGTGGGGTATCTACCTGATGTTAGGATTGATTGTGTTCTTGATTTAGGCTAAGGCCACATATGAGAGGAGGGGGAATAGGTACCTATCTTAACACTCTGTTTTCTGATAAAAATCTACTTTTGACTCAGTTGGAAGCCTCTTTCTCCATTTCGCCTATATGTGTCCTGTGTAAGTCATGATCGGTTATTCTCATCTTTGGATATACGGGAGTTCTTTGGATGAGGCCCATGTTAACTTAAGTGGATATATCAAGTCCTATGGCTGACCATGTATGGGCTTCCTAGTCCTTGTTATACAGAGTTGATTGCTTTTACTTTATTTCAAATCATTGATTTGACATTTCTTagtattggattggattgaaatCAAGATGTGGTATACAATGATGTGGACAGCGTGTATATAAGGTTTGGATTCCCATAGATACTGCCTAGCATCAAGAGGTAAATGTATTTGGATTCCACCCCTATTGAATTGTCATGTTTTCGTATATAGAAGCTCTAATTCTGGGAGCTTTCAATAAAGATTATAAAAGTCTCTGAAAGAATTTCACTTTCGGTTTCACAGTACCATCTCATCCATATGACCAACAATGTATTGAATTTTGATCGCCAAAGTTTTGTCTCTTTCTGCCGTGCTTGTTTCTAGTGACTGTTTGGCTATAATCTGTAATATCCAGGACCTGATGGTACCCTTGATTTGGAAACTAGAGCTATCGTTGAGGAcatgtttgctttgtttttttatttttctgttataGTCTTTAGTTTCATTCCTCCTTTGTGTAACAGGAAAGCTCATTTCTTGCAAAAGGGACTTCTGTTTTAGGTGTTTCTTGTGTTTAGTAGGTACACCCACCCGAGTGTCTTGAAACTGTCTTTCTGGGGAGGaattttttctcttcagattttTCGTGAGATAATTGTAGTGTTACTTTGTGGAAAACTAGGAACAACTAAAAGCCAATTTTTGGGGACCAATGGTGTTTTAAATTAACAATAATCATTTCAACACCATCTAAACATGGATCAATAATTACATTCTATTAAAATGTCATTACTTGGTTGAATTGGTACCTCCTGTTGCAGTGTGGAAATCTCATGCATGGGTTTTTAGCAGTTGCACTCACTCATTGGTGgataaaaataagaacaaacttTTTTATAAGAACAAAAAAGTTTGGGAAACCACTTATTCTGAGTTTTGATTGTTTTCTCAGGAAGATTGACAATGAATATCCATTTCTAAAGTTGCAGGACAAAGTTTAATTGCCttaataaaggaaagaaaagccTTCTGTGAAATGATCAGATTTACCTTAACGGTATAAATTACGATATAAATTATTTGTTCATTAAGTAGTTTAAACAATTGTAGGGTATCTCATATTTGAAGGGCCTCTGTTACTATAGTTGATCAGCTTGCTTGTAATGCTCACTTTGAGGGGATGGAGTGTCTAATGCTTATGTAGAGGCTCCACATTAGTTGCCTTTTATTGATTTCTACAATCTTATATTTATAGTCTGTATATGGCCGTTATATATCTGTTGAAGTGTCTTTATTCCCAACTGGCTACATTCCACAACTATGAATGATTATCTTCTTTTATTACTCCTTAATTCTTCATTAAAGTGGATGAGGCTAGATGGCCACCTCACAATCATCTCCCATTTGGCCATATTGGTGATATATACACTTTATATTTCCATTTCCAGGAACAAACTATCATAATATTTGCATCTTTCACTTCATCATACTAACCACATATTCGCTTACATTCCCATTTTTAAGGATGATCATTATGTTGCATCTACAGTCATGATGCATTCACAGTCACATTCCcaaatttttgagatttttagaaACTCACCTATTTTTCTTACTTCCTTAGAAAACAGCTACACTTTTGAATATAAACACAAGTATGATATTGACTTGAACTCTTCTCTATCACCTCCAAAATCAATAATCAAGATCTCAAATTTTTTCACTTGAAAAGACAACTTAAATTATTAGTTCGTTTTTAGCTACTTTATGATCTTAATCATTACATCCCAATAAGTGGAGCCAGAattactttattattttctgAACAAATTGACTGGATATGCCAAATCCGATCAAGTACGCAACATAACAAACAACAAACTATCTTATGCATGTCACTTAAGGAAATTAGCCTTTGAAAATGTCATTCGCAATATAGTTTGGAGGTGATGAGTGATTGCAGTTGCATCTTGAATACTTTATAAGAGTTCAAGTAATTGATCTTATTCAATTTTTCTAAAGTCATT is a genomic window containing:
- the LOC122068724 gene encoding zinc finger protein 706-like isoform X1, producing MTRGKQKIEAQKRNAEKNQKQKGSQFEARAVALKITCPICKVQLANQNQLGDHYASKHPKERPPSDSGINKLWPKIRKIVEICTVRWLWPCW